In Pleuronectes platessa chromosome 4, fPlePla1.1, whole genome shotgun sequence, the following proteins share a genomic window:
- the LOC128438391 gene encoding sia-alpha-2,3-Gal-beta-1,4-GlcNAc-R:alpha 2,8-sialyltransferase: protein MVRIAKALGLVILCVAVLILSLISYVSLRKDSLFASSKYYMGGPRIMFHAGFRSQFALNFLDPSFIPLTSALNEELQGKSSKWKFNKTAFSHLRKDIFSYIDIPNNFSLTKNSVRVGQLMHFDYSSHKYVFSISNNFKSLLPDASPVLNKHYSVCAVVGNSGILTGSHCGPEIDQADFVFRCNFAPTEVYSKDVGRKTNLTTFNPSILERYYNNLLTIQDRNNFFLNLKKLESAILWIPAFFLHTSATVTRTLVDFFVEHKGQLKVKLAWPGNIMHDVNKYWKTKNLSPKRLSTGILMYTLAYAMCDEIHLYGFWPFGWDPNTGNDLPYHYYDKKGTKFTTKWQETHQLPSEFKLLYKLHREGVTKLSLTHCAA, encoded by the exons ATGGTCCGCATCGCCAAGGCCCTGGGGTTGGTTATCCTGTGCGTCGCCGTGCTCATCCTGTCCCTCATCAGCTACGTGTCCCTGAGGAAAGACAGCCTCTTCGCCTCCTCCAAGTACTACATGGGAGGCCCGCGGATTATGTTTCACGCAGGGTTCCG GTCTCAGTTCGCCTTGAATTTCCTGGACCCGTCCTTCATCCCATTAACCAGTGCACTAAACGAAGAGCTGCAAGGGAAATCTTCCAAGTGGAAGTTCAACAAGACGGCTTTTTCTCATCTGAG GAAAGATATCTTCAGCTACATCGACATTCCCAACAACTTCTCCCTCACAAAGAACAGCGTGCGGGTCGGACAGCTGATGCACTTTGACTACTCCAGCCACAAGTACGTCTTCTCCATCAGCAACAACTTCAAATCCCTGCTCCCAGACGCCTCTCCCGTCCTCAACAAGCACTACAGTGTGTGCGCGGTGGTGGGGAACAGCGGCATCCTGACGGGCAGCCACTGCGGCCCGGAAATCGACCAGGCCGACTTCGTCTTCCGCTGCAACTTCGCCCCCACGGAGGTCTACTCCAAGGACGTGGGCAGGAAGACCAACCTGACCACCTTCAACCCCAGCATCCTGGAGAGGTACTACAACAACCTGCTGACCATCCAAGACAGGAATAACTTCTTCCTCAACCTGAAGAAGCTAGAGAGCGCCATCCTGTGGATCCCGGCCTTCTTCCTCCATACCTCAGCCACAGTGACCAGGACCCTGGTGGACTTCTTTGTGGAGCACAAGGGTCAACTGAAGGTCAAACTGGCCTGGCCTGGAAACATCATGCACGATGTCAACAA ATACTGGAAGACTAAAAACCTCTCTCCCAAGCGTCTCAGCACTGGAATCCTCATGTACACGCTGGCTTACGCCATGTGTGACGAGATCCACCTCTACGGCTTCTGGCCCTTCGGCTGGGACCCCAACACGGGCAACGATCTGCCTTACCACTACTACGACAAGAAAGGGACCAAATTCACCACCAAGTGGCAGGAGACCCACCAGCTGCCCAGCGAGTTCAAGCTGCTCTACAAGCTTCACAGGGAAGGTGTGACCAAACTCAGCCTGACACACTGCGCAGCGTAG
- the LOC128438685 gene encoding cyclin-G2, whose product MWFSRMRDLHAIDGLLLKELKSCCAKEYNFLPRETGLKLMESASTEKPSGVSAKCRDTRVEELWGLTSFFGYSTNTFVQAVNLLDRFLAIMKVQPKHLPCIGVCCLHMASKMVEEESNVSPTHELIRISQSKFTVSDLCRMEKIISEKLSVEPNAVTALTFLQLYYSAFTTLSAGREEIPSIGSLEAQLKACLCQLVFSKAKPSVLALALIAQEFEALQSTALSKIVQQFQRHLKISDSELLHWKELVAKCMTKYHSSECNKPDNKKLVWIVSRRTAQNLQSNHFSVPGLPTIPEGSWDESESEDSCEDMSGGEDTPFGSPGSDGEGAFFPSSFPKCRK is encoded by the exons ATGTGGTTTTCCAGGATGAGGGATCTTCACGCCATTGACGGCTTgctcctgaaggagctgaagtcCTGCTGTGCCAAGGAGTACAACTTTCTTCCCAGAGAGACTGGCCTGAAGCTGATGGAGTCGGCCTCCACTGAG AAACCCAGTGGAGTGTCTGCTAAGTGCAGAGACACCCGAGTGGAGGAGCTGTGGGGTCTGACCAGTTTCTTCGGCTACAGCACCAACACTTTTGTTCAAGCCGTCAATTTGCTTGACAGATTCCTCGCCATCATGAAG GTACAGCCCAAACACTTGCCCTGTATTGGAGTCTGCTGTCTGCACATGGCATCCAaaatggtggaggaggagagcaatGTCTCACCCACACACGAACTCATTCGCATCAGCCAAAGCAAGTTCACCGTGTCAGACCTCTGTCGTATGGAGAAGATCATTTCCGAGAAGCTCAGTGTGGAGCCCAACGCAGTGACAGCCTTAACCTTTCTACAGCTCTACTACTCGGCCTTCACAACCCTGTCTGCTGGAAG GGAGGAGATCCCAAGCATTGGGAGCCTGGAAGCCCAGCTAAAAGCCTGCTTATGCCAACTTGTTTTCTCTAAAGCAAAA ccatCAGTGCTGGCGCTGGCGCTCATTGCTCAGGAGTTTGAAGCCCTCCAGTCCACTGCCTTGTCAAAGATTGTCCAGCAATTCCAAAGACATCTAAAG ATTAGTGACAGCGAGCTGCTCCACTGGAAGGAACTTGTCGCCAAGTGCATGACCAAGTACCACTCGAGTGAATGTAACAAACCAGACAACAAGAAGCTGGTTTGGATTGTGTCCAGGAGAACCGCACAAAATCTTCAGTCCAATCACTTCAGTGTCCCTGGTCTGCCAACTATTCCTGAGGGCAGCTGGGATGAGAGTGAGAG TGAGGACTCCTGTGAGGACATGAGCGGCGGAGAGGACACTCCATTCGGCTCGCCAGGAAGTGACGGCGAAGGAGCCTTCTTCCCCTCGTCCTTTCCTAAATGCAGAAAGTGA